The following coding sequences are from one Clostridioides difficile ATCC 9689 = DSM 1296 window:
- a CDS encoding PrsW family intramembrane metalloprotease has translation MKLDLFLLAIVPILIGMFWIRSKDRYCREPLIHLIKFFLIGAFLSVIIILLENLLMKFNVFEGYSELIYVSFVVAGLVEEGVKALILIPALIKEKHFTEKLDGIIYSVFLALGFATIENMVYIFSESRNLALQVGINRAVISIPAHVMFAITMGYYISKYKFEGNKNKRREYLFMAVLIPILLHGVFDFILMIEYRWAIILLIVYVIILWKINLDKLEKYMNHSKKVFFGNLRKKKKK, from the coding sequence ATGAAGCTAGATTTATTTTTATTAGCAATAGTTCCTATATTGATAGGGATGTTTTGGATAAGGTCTAAAGATAGATATTGCAGAGAACCCCTAATCCATCTAATTAAATTTTTTTTAATAGGTGCTTTTCTAAGTGTTATAATTATACTTTTAGAAAATTTACTGATGAAGTTTAATGTATTTGAAGGGTATTCAGAACTAATATATGTATCATTTGTAGTTGCAGGACTTGTAGAAGAAGGTGTAAAAGCTCTGATACTGATTCCTGCCCTAATTAAAGAAAAACACTTTACTGAAAAGTTAGATGGTATTATTTACTCTGTATTTTTAGCTTTAGGATTTGCAACAATTGAAAATATGGTTTATATTTTTTCTGAAAGTAGAAATCTAGCACTGCAAGTTGGTATTAATAGGGCAGTTATCTCTATACCAGCTCATGTAATGTTTGCAATTACTATGGGCTACTATATTTCTAAGTATAAATTTGAGGGAAATAAAAATAAAAGACGTGAGTATTTGTTTATGGCAGTGTTAATTCCAATTTTATTACATGGAGTTTTTGATTTCATATTGATGATAGAATATAGATGGGCTATTATATTACTTATAGTTTATGTAATAATTTTGTGGAAGATAAATCTTGATAAACTTGAGAAATATATGAATCACTCTAAAAAAGTGTTTTTCGGTAATCTTAGGAAAAAGAAGAAGAAATAA
- the sleC gene encoding spore cortex-lytic germination protein SleC: protein MQDGFLTVSIIDATNNRPIQNAVVNIYSMSNGSQSSSTLYQNLRSNESGQVTGLVLPAPDVDYSLQPSDVRPYSQYIVEAIADGYETVVIEGTQLLATIEARQGVPMSPRTRSKRSFSRQSELIFDIGEHTLYGTYPPKIPESNLKPLPPPTGFVVLDNPVVPEFIVVHDGLPEDSSAPNYWIPFKEYIKNIASSEIYSTWPEQTIYANVIAIISFTLNRVFTEWYRNKGYNFTITSTTAYDHKFINNRNLFEPINVVVDAIFNTFIKRPPTSRQPLLAQYCDGQKSQCPDQMTQWGSKDLGDQGYDYESILRYFYGDEIVFERAPIVSGVPVSFPGTTLQVGSSGQYVRTIQNQLNAISNSYPAVPKVIEDGIYGTDTENAVKIFQGIFGLPQSGVVDFKTWYEISRVYVATTRIASLNPLI from the coding sequence ATGCAAGATGGTTTCTTAACAGTAAGCATAATTGATGCTACTAACAATAGACCTATTCAAAATGCAGTAGTAAACATATATTCAATGTCTAATGGTAGCCAAAGCTCATCAACTTTATACCAAAACCTAAGAAGTAATGAATCTGGTCAAGTGACTGGTTTAGTATTACCAGCACCAGATGTAGATTACTCTCTACAACCATCTGATGTTAGACCTTATAGCCAGTATATAGTGGAAGCCATAGCAGATGGATATGAGACAGTTGTCATAGAAGGAACACAGTTGTTAGCTACAATTGAAGCAAGACAAGGAGTTCCCATGTCTCCTAGAACAAGAAGTAAGCGTTCTTTCTCAAGACAAAGTGAGTTGATTTTTGATATAGGAGAACATACTCTATATGGTACTTATCCTCCTAAGATTCCAGAAAGTAACTTAAAACCATTACCTCCTCCTACTGGTTTCGTTGTATTAGATAACCCTGTAGTGCCTGAATTTATAGTAGTTCATGATGGTTTGCCAGAAGATTCATCAGCTCCAAACTATTGGATTCCATTTAAAGAGTACATTAAAAACATAGCGTCATCTGAAATATATTCAACTTGGCCTGAACAGACAATTTATGCAAATGTAATAGCTATAATATCATTTACTTTAAATAGAGTCTTTACTGAATGGTATAGAAATAAAGGATATAACTTTACAATAACTTCAACAACAGCATACGACCATAAGTTTATAAATAATAGAAACTTATTTGAACCAATTAACGTAGTTGTAGATGCTATTTTTAATACTTTTATAAAAAGACCTCCTACATCAAGACAGCCACTATTAGCACAATATTGTGATGGACAAAAATCCCAATGTCCTGACCAAATGACTCAATGGGGCAGTAAAGACTTAGGTGACCAAGGATATGACTATGAGAGTATACTAAGATATTTCTATGGAGATGAAATAGTATTTGAAAGAGCACCTATAGTAAGTGGTGTACCAGTGTCATTCCCTGGTACTACACTACAAGTTGGTTCTTCTGGGCAGTATGTTAGAACCATACAAAATCAGTTAAATGCTATATCTAATTCTTATCCAGCTGTACCAAAAGTTATAGAAGATGGTATCTATGGAACAGATACAGAAAACGCTGTTAAGATATTCCAAGGAATCTTTGGTTTACCTCAAAGCGGAGTAGTAGATTTTAAAACATGGTATGAAATATCCAGAGTTTATGTAGCTACAACTAGAATAGCTTCTTTAAATCCTTTAATTTAA